One part of the Vicia villosa cultivar HV-30 ecotype Madison, WI linkage group LG6, Vvil1.0, whole genome shotgun sequence genome encodes these proteins:
- the LOC131615227 gene encoding uncharacterized protein LOC131615227, with the protein MQSKEVVEKCDIAFAKWFIDASIPFNVANSPYFQPAVDALCYMGAGYKVPTMPALRGNLLNKHIVKLFKEVVLYVGQENVVQIVTNNAANYVVVGKLLEREFPKLFWSPCATHCINLMLQDMGKLEEVSEAVSHASKITKYIYNHCFTLYLMRQHTSGREILHPAPTRFATNFIALQSILYHKDALRAMVTSKEWTTTIYSKYVKVKQFLEQVLDSSFWSKCADIVKITEPLVRVLRIIDSEDKPAMGYLYRAMYKAGEEIEKRFRRNKLKVEPYLKILDNRWDAQLYKNLHAAG; encoded by the exons ATGCAAAGTAAAGAAGTGGTAGAAAAGTGTGATATTGCTTTTGCCAAGTGGTTTATTGATGCATCTATTCCTTTTAATGTTGCAAACTCACCTTATTTTCAACCTGCAGTTGATGCTCTTTGCTACATGGGTGCTGGATATAAAGTTCCTACTATGCCTGCTCTTCGTGGTAATTTGTTAAATAA ACACATTGTTAAGCTTTTCAAGGAAGTAGTGTTGTATGTTGGCCAGGAAAATGTTGTTCAAATCGTTACAAATAATGCTGCAAATTATGTTGTTGTTGGAAAGTTGTTGGAAAGGGAGTTTCCTAAGTTGTTTTGGTCTCCTTGTGCAACACACTGTATTAATTTGATGTTGCAAGACATGGGGAAATTAGAGGAAGTAAGTGAGGCAGTGTCACATGCTTCAAAAATTACTAAATACATATATAATCATTGTTTTACATTGTATTTGATGAGACAACATACAAGTGGAAGAGAAATACTTCATCCTGCTCCAACCCGCTTTGCTActaatttcattgcattgcaaAGTATTTTGTATCATAAAGATGCACTAAGAGCCATGGTAACATCCAAAGAGTGGACAACCACAATTTATTCCAAATATGTCAAGGTAAAGCAATTTTTGGAACAAGTCTTAGACTCAAGCTTTTGGTCTAAATGTGCTGACATAGTGAAAATTACAGAACCTCTTGTACGTGTGTTGCGTATTATTGATAGTGAAGATAAACCGGCTATGGGATATCTCTACCGAGCTATGTATAAAGCAGGAGAGGAGATTGAGAAGAGGTTTAGAAGAAATAAGTTGAAAGTAGAGCCTTATTTGAAGATCTTGGATAACCGTTGGGATGCACAACTTTACAAAAATCTTCATGCGGCTGGTTAA
- the LOC131615228 gene encoding uncharacterized protein LOC131615228 yields the protein MNRLEDIIGVVQEINNFQYNNSGKKSFVSLSLKDLKGVIVNCTLWESYGTKFLDFYHDEKNSGAIVIILTHAMIKESQVSNGWSGSKLLINEDIPEITEYLSKLPSNEQTEKPSQSSKGMSLWSGASQFTPVESFVHKAKCISLSELCKVKQDMLCVTVGTTQRFFVSKHGWFYYGCTKCSLKASDVNNPYKCSCGQNVEHAIPRYRVDIYVVDGDSKFRFVFWDTDCADIIGKSADSIYKAMLEEGDDDPMIYPDDLDMLLGKKMAFRAKVQPTFGQASVWKLSYDEEFVKEIEKDYITDEGDSKSLNQNPVVDRVDESIESLSAYGENDPDKIVTNTPSKGSPVYLDAVDSELQAYGTTQLSGTKPAKKVKIESDA from the exons ATGAACCGACTTGAAG ATATCATTGGTGTGGTTCAGGAAATCAACAATTTTCAATACAACAATTCTGGAAAAAAATCATTTGTTTCATTGAGTCttaaagacttgaa AGGAGTCATTGTTAACTGCACATTATGGGAGAGTTACGGAACAAAATTTTTGGACTTCTACCACGACGAAAAAAACAGTGGTGCTATTGTAATAATACTAACTCATGCAATGATAAAGGAATCACAAG TCTCAAATGGATGGAGTGGATCTAAGTTGCTTATTAACGAAGACATTCCAGAGATAACTGAGTATTTATCAAA GTTACCGTCAAATGAGCAGACTGAAAAGCCTTCGCAGTCTTCGAAGGGAATGTCTCTTTGGTCTGGTGCCTCTCAATTCACCCCAGTCGAAAGTTTCGTTCATAAGGCCAAGTGTATTTCTCTTAGTGAACTTTGCAAGGTGAAACAG GACATGTTATGCGTTACTGTTGGAACAACTCAAAGATTTTTTGTCTCAAAACACGGTTGGTTTTATTATGGGTGTACTAAATGTTCTTTAAAGGCATCTGATGTGAACAATCCATACAAATGTTCATGTGGACAGAATGTAGAACATGCCATACCAAG GTATCGAGTTGACATATATGTAGTTGATGGTGATTCCAAATTTCGCTTTGTGTTTTGGGACACTGACTGTGCCGACATTATTGGAAAGTCTGCTGATAGTATTTATAAAGCAATGCTTGAG GAAGGTGACGACGACCCAATGATATATCCAGATGATCTTGACATGCTACTTGGTAAAAAGATGGCGTTTAGGGCTAAAGTTCAGCCAACATTTGGCCAAGCATCTGTTTGGAAACTTTCTTATGATGAAGAGTTTGTAAAGGAAATTGAGAAAGATTATATTACTGATGAA GGAGATAGCAAATCTTTAAACCAAAACCCAGTTGTTGATCGTGTTGATGAATCCATT GAGTCGTTGTCAGCATATGGAGAAAATGATCCTGATAAAATTGTGACCAATACTCCATCCAAAGGAAGTCCTGTTTATCTTGATGCTGTAGATTCTGAATTACAAGCGTATGGTACTACCCAGCTCTCAGGAACCAAGCCTGCAAAGAAAGTTAAGATTGAATCTGATGCATGA